The following are from one region of the Nitrospirota bacterium genome:
- a CDS encoding DUF1566 domain-containing protein, whose product MKLRNFSRSMFVAVMIFILPVDAFIPSVFSSDVNIPRTGQTTSYYAGDDGDLKMGAPWPTTGNMGSGRFNDNGDGTVTDLLTGLMWTKNANMGGLQNFYTARNAAAALAIGGFTDWRIPNMLELESLTNAGQADTAVWLNSQGFQNVQASDYWSNNSYAYESAGWSINLGTAQTSYEVDWTAGAMYYWPVRAGQANNPDPAYPANIRKTGSTTTVTPGDDGDLEWGVGWSVASRFRNNLDSTITDNLTSLMWVQSGGETALGADGVLTSFQAVNQFISDMNTQTYGRCVKPPRSQDCSGFPFPQTPATQPCTDPLLPACVFIENGSIEQCRSKGDTMCTVDADCDTVNGETCVSIPNSGYTDWRLPNKKEMLSLTHWEDEFSSRGDLTAAGFTMPEFAWCSHWTSTAYPTDTSKVYAITLNVAGNQTLSYPLSVPNTTCNWTYWPKYFWPVRGGISGSNPSDGDGDGYTDTDCNDNNPAIHPGAAEVCNGIDDNCNGNVDEGFTDADSDGYTACAGDCNDNNPAIHPGAAEVCNHSDDDCDGNADEGFTDADSDGYAACAGDCNDNNPAIHPDAAESCNGSDDNCDGIVDGGTDHDGDGIGSVCDNCPNTYNPDQAESDGSIPGMRGYWKFDEAMGFVAYDTVVNNNGTIYNATWGTGQVNGALTFKGGTDNTVTVVDDSGNMKITGKNISIEVWAYGNQHIDDYGGEWATIGIKSSYRYPHWYDDGYGLYYYDDKISFFINHYDYNKGWAPFTKNEWHHLAGTYDGQFIRVYVDGQEGTAYPYSENIVDALAPDRFLISGT is encoded by the coding sequence ATGAAGCTGAGAAACTTTTCAAGATCAATGTTCGTTGCAGTAATGATTTTCATCCTGCCGGTAGATGCTTTCATTCCGTCTGTATTTTCCAGTGACGTAAACATACCCAGAACAGGACAGACTACATCATATTATGCAGGGGATGACGGTGATTTGAAGATGGGCGCTCCATGGCCTACAACAGGAAACATGGGCTCTGGAAGATTTAATGACAACGGTGATGGGACTGTTACGGATTTACTCACAGGTCTTATGTGGACCAAGAATGCAAACATGGGAGGCTTACAGAACTTTTATACTGCAAGGAACGCTGCTGCAGCTCTGGCTATCGGGGGCTTCACTGACTGGCGCATCCCTAATATGCTTGAGCTTGAAAGCCTTACAAATGCCGGACAGGCCGATACAGCTGTATGGCTTAACTCTCAGGGCTTTCAAAACGTTCAGGCATCTGATTACTGGTCGAATAATTCATATGCATATGAAAGCGCTGGATGGTCTATTAATTTAGGTACCGCTCAGACTTCCTATGAAGTTGACTGGACTGCCGGCGCCATGTATTATTGGCCTGTTCGTGCCGGACAGGCCAATAACCCTGACCCGGCGTATCCGGCAAATATTCGTAAAACAGGAAGCACTACAACTGTAACACCGGGTGATGACGGTGATCTGGAATGGGGGGTCGGCTGGTCAGTTGCCTCAAGGTTTAGAAATAATCTGGACAGCACTATAACAGACAATCTTACTTCTCTAATGTGGGTACAAAGCGGAGGAGAAACCGCATTGGGTGCTGATGGAGTACTGACGTCATTTCAAGCTGTAAATCAATTCATATCCGACATGAATACTCAAACATACGGCCGGTGTGTTAAACCTCCCAGATCACAAGACTGCTCAGGCTTTCCTTTCCCTCAAACTCCTGCTACTCAACCATGTACTGATCCATTGTTACCAGCATGTGTATTCATTGAGAATGGTTCCATAGAGCAATGCAGGAGTAAAGGCGATACTATGTGTACAGTGGATGCTGATTGTGATACGGTCAATGGAGAAACTTGTGTTTCAATTCCGAATTCAGGCTACACTGACTGGCGGCTTCCAAACAAAAAAGAGATGTTAAGCCTGACTCATTGGGAAGACGAGTTCTCGTCAAGAGGCGACCTTACCGCTGCGGGCTTCACTATGCCTGAATTTGCGTGGTGTTCTCACTGGACCTCTACGGCTTATCCCACAGATACAAGCAAAGTGTATGCAATTACATTAAATGTTGCCGGGAACCAGACGCTTTCTTATCCTTTGAGCGTCCCTAATACTACCTGCAACTGGACATATTGGCCTAAATATTTCTGGCCGGTGCGTGGTGGTATATCCGGAAGCAATCCATCTGATGGCGATGGTGATGGTTACACTGACACGGACTGTAATGATAATAATCCGGCAATCCATCCCGGCGCTGCGGAAGTCTGTAACGGAATAGATGATAACTGTAACGGCAATGTTGATGAAGGATTTACAGATGCCGATAGTGACGGTTATACAGCGTGCGCAGGTGACTGCAATGATAACAATCCGGCAATCCATCCTGGCGCTGCAGAAGTCTGTAACCATTCGGATGATGATTGTGACGGCAATGCTGATGAAGGATTTACAGATGCCGATAGTGACGGTTATGCAGCGTGCGCAGGTGACTGTAATGATAACAATCCGGCAATCCATCCCGATGCTGCTGAATCCTGTAACGGGTCAGATGATAACTGCGACGGCATTGTTGACGGGGGGACCGATCATGACGGAGACGGTATCGGATCTGTCTGTGATAACTGTCCTAACACCTACAACCCCGATCAGGCTGAAAGTGACGGCAGTATTCCCGGGATGCGCGGATACTGGAAATTTGATGAAGCCATGGGGTTTGTAGCTTACGATACCGTTGTCAATAATAACGGAACCATTTATAACGCCACGTGGGGAACGGGTCAGGTTAATGGCGCTCTCACGTTTAAGGGAGGAACGGACAATACCGTTACTGTTGTGGATGATTCAGGGAACATGAAGATCACCGGCAAGAACATATCGATCGAGGTATGGGCGTACGGAAACCAACATATTGACGACTATGGTGGAGAATGGGCCACTATAGGGATAAAAAGCTCCTATCGATATCCTCACTGGTATGACGATGGTTACGGATTATACTATTACGATGACAAAATCTCATTCTTTATTAATCACTATGATTACAATAAGGGATGGGCACCCTTTACCAAGAATGAATGGCACCATCTTGCAGGAACTTATGACGGACAATTCATAAGAGTCTACGTGGATGGACAGGAAGGCACAGCATATCCTTACTCGGAAAATATAGTCGATGCTTTGGCACCTGACCGATTTCTTATCAGCGGCACGTGA